The sequence TAAGCACTTTTTTAAAATGTCTCTAAAGGTAAAGCCGTTGTTAAATCGCCTTGTATCCTCTCGGTAAGCTATCTCATTAGCATAGTTTGACAGATACAATGTGCCTAATTTATGACATTGTCCGTATTGAAGTCTGCAAAATCTTGAATTGTAGCTTTCGCTTTGATTGTTATTCTCTCCGTTTATACCGCAATACTCTACGGAGTGATTAACCACTTTGTGATCGTAATGAGCGATAAAATTTAAATATCCGATATTCTCATCGGTATGCACTTCACTACCTCTTACGATAAATCTATAAGCTATACGACTAAGCTCTATCGGGTTTTCGCTTCTTAAAATAAAAGTTCTCGTGTGATTTGCTCCGATACCGAATTCGCTTCTTTGCCTAAGCGATATAACCACTCTTTTATTAGGCTTATATACCTTTTTACGATCTATTCTCTTTTCTAGTCTATTTCTAGGACGGATATAGCCGTTAACATATACGCCGTCCATTTCGACTACGCCTTGAAACGGTTGCGAATTATCATAATCCATTAAGCTTTCACGAATTTTATGAAGCAATACCCATGCAGTTTTGTATTGAACGTCTAAATCGCGAGAGAGTTGTAATGCCGAAATTCCTTTAGCGGCATTAGCAAATATCGCAATGGCGGTAAGTATAGTCTGAAGTGGTAGCTTATGTCCATGAAAAAATCGTGCCACTAGTAACGCTAAAGAAACTTGCGCACTCCTTGTATTTAAACTGTTTGCGAGAGGCTATGAAGTAAATTTTGCCCCCACTGTCGCAGCAAGGACATACCGGGTTGCCTTTGGTTTCAAACCAGCGAACTTGTCTAAAAGTTGCGATGGCCTGAAAATCGTTCATCTTCGCAATTTTAATAAGAGATAGCTTACGAGCTTTAGCCGATAGTAAAAAGTGTTGTGCTATATTTAATCTCCCTATTTTTATAGTTATATTATACATAATTATACCTATATTGAAGCTTAAAATTCATACATAAAAATATTCATGGTATACATATATACATCTCTTTTATATTTAAAGATATTTAGATATAATACAAGCATTGATATAAAGGGCATAAATATGAAGTTATCGCAAATTTTAAAGAAGACGCATACTCTTATAGAGAGCAAAGAGATACAAAATATTTCGCAACAAGAGATGGCAAATAGACTTGGAGTGTCTTTGCGAACATATACAGAGTGGCTAAGAGATGTTAATCAACCGTTAGCAATGAGGGCTATTTTGGATATGCTTTCACAGCTTAACGATGATGATATTGTAAGAATTGTTAGAACTTGGGAAGCAAGAAAGAGTATATCTAATGTTGCCGAATAAAATCCTTACATATATATCGCTCTTTTCATCTGCTGGGGTCGGTTGTTATGGTTTTAAAGAAGCTGGTTTTGAATGTATAGCCACAAATGAAATTATAGAACGTAGATTAAAAATTCAAATGATAAATAATAAATGTAAATTTCAAAGCGGCTATATATTAGGAGATATAAGAGAAAAAGACATAAAAAAACAAATTAAAAATCAAATAGAAGTTTATAAAAAATTAGGGAATGATAAGGTAGATGTTTTAATAGCAACGCCTCCTTGTCAAGGTATGAGTGTCGCGAATCACAAAAAACAACCCAACGAAATAGATAGGAATTCTCTTGCGGTTGAAAGCGTTAATATGATAGTTGATGTTAAACCTAGATTTTTTATTATAGAAAATGTTTCGAGCTTCTATAAGACTGGTTGTATAGCACAAAATGGTAAAGTTACGCAAATAGGCGATATGATAGAGGCAAATTTGGCTGAGAATTACTGCATATATAATGAGATTATAAATTTTAAAAATTATGGAGGCAATTCATCTCGGACTAGAACTTTGGTTATTGGAGTTTGTAAAGAATTAGCTAATTTCATATCTCCTTTAGAACTTTTCCCTGATTTTACAAAGCAAAAAAGTCTAAAACAAGTTATAGGCCATTTGCGAAATTTGCAATGGGGCGAATTTGATAAAAATGACTTTTTTCATAGCTTTAGAACATATCCAGTACACATGAGAGAGTGGATAAAGGATATAGCCCAAGGGCAGAACGCCTTTGAAAATAAAGATGAGAGAAAACGCCCACATCAAACTATAAATGGCAAAATAGTTCTAAACAAAGCAAAAAACGGCGATAAATATACTAGACAAAAATGGGAATCGGTAGCACCTTGCGTTCATACAAGGAACGACCAACTCGCTAGCCAAAATACTATTCATCCAGTAGACGATAGAGTTTTTTCTATAAGAGAACTTATGCTTATGATGAGCATTCCTGATAATTTTAAGTGGATTGATGCTTCATTAGAACAACTTAACTCTTTAAATGACGATGAAAAAATAAAAACAAGCAAAAAATACGAAATTAATATTCGTCAAAGTATAGGAGAAGCTGTTCCTACTGCAATTTTCAGACAAATAGCCTACAAAATATTAAATTTTATGCGGAAACAAAAGTTAAAACAAAATGAAATTACTAATATAATCGCTAAACATGGCTTAATAAATAACAATAAGTTAAAAGAATACATTATTAGCAATAAAGACAATATAGACGCGGCCTCATTGTCTGCTATTGCCGAGATGTCCAATGCAAAAAGGGAATCTCATTCTGCATACTTTACAAATAGATTTATCGTTAATGAAATAGCCAAGACTCTACCGACTTTTAATAAAAACTCAATTACAATTATTGAACCTAGTGCTGGATGCGGTAATTTCTTGCCTATTATTTTTAAAAAATATGAAAGTGTGGATCATGTAAATTTAAAACTTATTGATATAGATGGTGACAGCTTAGAGATTTTAAAAATACTATATTATGATATAGTCCCAACAAATTTTAATTTAGAGTTTATAAATACAGATTTTATGGAATATGAAGCAAAGGCAGATTTGATAATTGGCAATCCCCCGTTTTCCAAACTATCTAAAAATAGCAAATATAGAGTTCAATTAAGCGATGAAATCAGTAGCTTAGCTGGTGCTTTTTTAGAAAAATCACTTAAAATTTCAGACTATGTGTCCATGATAATGCCGAAAAATTTATTAAATACAAAAGATTATAGAGGCACTAGAGAACTTCTTGCAAAAAAAGGAGTTAGTAATATTTTAGACTTTGGAGAGTTTGGCTTTAATGGAGTATTGATAGAAACTATAAATATAACAACCGGCAAACAAAATGAGATTAATGTCAAATCTCTACCTCTAAGGATTAATTTAAAGCAGAAAAAAAACTATATTTTTGACAAAGACTTGCCATACTGGGTCATTTATAGGAACTTTTTCTTCGATACTATTCTGAGTAAAATGGATTTTGGAATTTTCGATGTTTTTCGCGATAGGCAGCTTACGAATTCAAATACATCCACCAATAAGACAAAGCAGGCCATAAGGGTTTTAAAATCGCGTAATATTGCAGATGATGGAAAAATAATACAAATTGACGGTTATGATAGCTATGTTGAGAAAAACAAACTTGATAAATTTGCCGCATCTAAGTTCTTAAATCGAGATGATGTTTATTTAACCCCAAATATGACGTACAATCCACGTCTTGTAAAAAAAGAAAGTGGTTATGTGGTAAATGGCTCGGTGGCTATCCTTATCCCAAAAATTTCTAAAAATTTAAGCAGTAAACAGCTAAAATATATTTCCAGTAGTGATTTTAGAGAATTTTATAAAATAGCACGCAATTATCAAACAAGAACATTAAATGTTGATAGCGTTAGCTGTTTTTGGTTTGGAGCTTTAAAGGAGGAATATTGTGACGAGAGAGGAAGTTTTTGAATTTTTAAATTCTAGAAATTATGATGTTAGAATTAGTGGCAATGCTAGGTGGATAGATCAAAAATGCACGGCTGACGTAATACTTATAATAGCTGATTGCATCTTACAACACACTGGTTATAACACAGAAACTGAATTCACTGTATCTGATATTTGGCAAGATCAATACACTAAAGATAATGTTGAAGCAATATTTTTAAAGCCAAATCTTGATTCTAATATGGCGAATAATGAATATAATAAATATTTTTCCCAACCTATCAATCTTTTGGAATATAGTGGGGCTTTATTGGATATTGGAACAAATTCGAGGCACAACTACAAAATTAATAATCTTGAACTTTTAGAGTTTATTGCACTTCGGGAGACAAATTCACTATTTTTCTTAACCAACTATATCAGAAAAGTTTTGCAAGATAGTGGAATTTATGACAGTTTTCAAAATTTCTTAGACAATCAAACACATAATGATTTTATACAACTCAAACAAACCTTTATTGACTTTACGATCACTCATACAAGAATCAACAAATGGCTTGAATGCAGACGAATATTTACCAAAATTTTAAATCCTTTAGCTTTCTCCCTACAAAAACTTGGAACAAGAAGAGGATTTCCGTCATCAACACCTATTACATTAGACGAGTTAAGATATAATAGAATAAACTGGAGAGATGAGCTTAGTGGTAAAAGCAAAAATATAACAAGACAAGAATATAATGAGCAACAACAGCAAGTCGACGCTACATCAAGATATAACGTAGAAAGAGCCAAAAGAATTGTAAGACGCTTTAATGCACAATATCACAATTCAGTATCTGAGGTCTTGCAAGATACAGAGTTGGTTAATGCTACGCAGATTCATCATATTTTTCCAGAGTCTGAGTTTCCGTCAATTAGCGACTATATAGAGAATTTGATTGCGCTAACTCCAAATCAACACATCAGTATGGCACATCCAAACAATCAAACAAGATATATTGATAGGGATTTCCAATACATTTGTTTATTAGCAAAAACCAAAACTATAATGAATGACCTTTTAGGCGAATCAAGAACTGAGACATATAATTTTGATAGTTATAAAACTGTTCTAAATACTGGATTAGGAACAGATGATTTTGATGCAATAGAATATTTAAATTTTGCGTCCTTGTTGGAAAAAATAGATTTATTTTATTCAGACTTTAATACAGATTCTTATGGATACTTATTGGAGCGCAACAGACCATTGTTATAACTTTAAAATATTAAATTATCAAAAATATAGGTGTATTTGCTGCATAATACCGCTAAATCGAGTAGAAAATTTTTTAAATTTGCTACACGTATACACATATAGGGAAAAGTGGTTAAAAAAATTGCCTTCTAATATCGGTGGCAACATAGATGGGTAACTTTTCCCTATGGTAGGGAAAAGTGGGGGAAAAGTCCAAAAAAGTTAGGGAAAAGTAAAATTAAATCCCAAGTGGCTCAATAGAATTTAGATAATCTCCATACCACTGCATTAGCCTAGCTTTTTGTTCTATGGTTGCTTTGTCTCTTTCATATGAGCGTTTTACTGCGTTTAACTCTTTATGAGCTAAAACACTCTCAATTGTTTCTTCGCTTATGCCTAAATTTAAAAGCTCGGCTTTACTTTTAGAGCATATAGTTCTAAAAGTAGCTCTAAATCCGTGTGAAGTAGCAATGCCACTATATCTGTTTTTACTACCCAAATTTCTTATAGCTTTGCTTATTGTATCTCTATGTAGATGTCCGTTTGCATTAAGGGCTGGAAAGACAAATGGGCTATCAATAATTTTAAACATATGTTGTTCTTCTAATATTTTAAGAGCGTAAGAGATTAGTGTAACTTCGTGTACTGATTTAGTTTTCATCTGGTTTGCTGGAATAGTCCAAATTTTATTTTCTAAATCTATATCGCTCCATTTAGCGCTAACTGTATTAAATGGGCGATTAACGCAAAGAATTTGTAAATAGATAGCTCTTTTAGTTGATAAATCAAGCTTATTATCCATCTTTAAATCTATGATAAACTCTTTAATTTTTTCTTTATCGGTTAAGGCTGGAAGTCTAGTATCTACAAATTTATCAAGCGTAAAGCGACTAGCAGTAGGAAATGCTCTATGTAACTCTTTACTTGGGTTATAGGTGATATGCTCATCTCTTTGAGCTAAGCTAAAAACCTTATCAATATCATTGATTAAGCGGTGGATTGTCTCTAATCTTGAAGTGCGTGGGTTATTGGGATTAAAAATAGCATTTAAAACTGCAAAAATATCAGAATATTTTATAGTTTTTATATCTTTATTGCCAAAGCTTGGTAAGATATAGTTTTGGTGTTGTTTGGTTATTTTAGCGATATAGCTTTGGCTTATACCATTTTTTAATTTTTGCTTGATATATGTGTTAAATAAATTTTTATATAGATATTTTTCATCTTTACCCAATATTTTATAGTTTTTATATCTTTATTGCCAAAGCTTGGTAAGATATAGTTTTGGTGTTGTTTGGTTATTTTAGCGATATAGCTTTGGCTTATACCATTTTTTAATTTTTGCTTGATATATGTGTTAAATAAATTTTTATATAGATATTTTTCATCTTTACCCATAATTGTATTTATATCTTTACCGCTCTCAAGCTCTTTTAAAATCTTTAAGGCATCACGCCTAGCTTCAGCTACGCTATAAATGCCTTCTCTAAACTCGCCTATTTTTTTAAATTTATTTCTTTGATATTCTACTGAAAAAGTTTTCATACCACTTGGATTAATCCAAATATAAAGCTCTTTTGGATTACCAACTTTCTTTTTGTATTGTTGAGATAATACTTCTAGGTTTCTTATATCTTTATCTAGCAAATTTGCCTTTGAGATATTTGCCATTCTAATCCTTTTTATAGAAAAACTACGCTAATGATTATCTACTACGCTAATAACTACGCAATTTATTTGGAAATAATTATATCGTAAAAGAAAACAAAAAGAAAAAAATCCTATAAAAGTGCGATTTTATGAGAGTTAAAAGGAAATAAAAAGAAATAAAAGAAACTTAAAATAAACTTAAATGGTGGAGTTAAGCGGGATCGAACC is a genomic window of Campylobacter devanensis containing:
- a CDS encoding IS1595 family transposase translates to MARFFHGHKLPLQTILTAIAIFANAAKGISALQLSRDLDVQYKTAWVLLHKIRESLMDYDNSQPFQGVVEMDGVYVNGYIRPRNRLEKRIDRKKVYKPNKRVVISLRQRSEFGIGANHTRTFILRSENPIELSRIAYRFIVRGSEVHTDENIGYLNFIAHYDHKVVNHSVEYCGINGENNNQSESYNSRFCRLQYGQCHKLGTLYLSNYANEIAYREDTRRFNNGFTFRDILKKCLDSGISNEFCGYWQGNHRVAERLGI
- a CDS encoding transposase; this encodes MYNITIKIGRLNIAQHFLLSAKARKLSLIKIAKMNDFQAIATFRQVRWFETKGNPVCPCCDSGGKIYFIASRKQFKYKECASFFSVTSGTIFSWT
- a CDS encoding transcriptional regulator, producing the protein MKLSQILKKTHTLIESKEIQNISQQEMANRLGVSLRTYTEWLRDVNQPLAMRAILDMLSQLNDDDIVRIVRTWEARKSISNVAE
- a CDS encoding DNA cytosine methyltransferase — protein: MLPNKILTYISLFSSAGVGCYGFKEAGFECIATNEIIERRLKIQMINNKCKFQSGYILGDIREKDIKKQIKNQIEVYKKLGNDKVDVLIATPPCQGMSVANHKKQPNEIDRNSLAVESVNMIVDVKPRFFIIENVSSFYKTGCIAQNGKVTQIGDMIEANLAENYCIYNEIINFKNYGGNSSRTRTLVIGVCKELANFISPLELFPDFTKQKSLKQVIGHLRNLQWGEFDKNDFFHSFRTYPVHMREWIKDIAQGQNAFENKDERKRPHQTINGKIVLNKAKNGDKYTRQKWESVAPCVHTRNDQLASQNTIHPVDDRVFSIRELMLMMSIPDNFKWIDASLEQLNSLNDDEKIKTSKKYEINIRQSIGEAVPTAIFRQIAYKILNFMRKQKLKQNEITNIIAKHGLINNNKLKEYIISNKDNIDAASLSAIAEMSNAKRESHSAYFTNRFIVNEIAKTLPTFNKNSITIIEPSAGCGNFLPIIFKKYESVDHVNLKLIDIDGDSLEILKILYYDIVPTNFNLEFINTDFMEYEAKADLIIGNPPFSKLSKNSKYRVQLSDEISSLAGAFLEKSLKISDYVSMIMPKNLLNTKDYRGTRELLAKKGVSNILDFGEFGFNGVLIETINITTGKQNEINVKSLPLRINLKQKKNYIFDKDLPYWVIYRNFFFDTILSKMDFGIFDVFRDRQLTNSNTSTNKTKQAIRVLKSRNIADDGKIIQIDGYDSYVEKNKLDKFAASKFLNRDDVYLTPNMTYNPRLVKKESGYVVNGSVAILIPKISKNLSSKQLKYISSSDFREFYKIARNYQTRTLNVDSVSCFWFGALKEEYCDERGSF
- a CDS encoding restriction endonuclease, whose protein sequence is MTREEVFEFLNSRNYDVRISGNARWIDQKCTADVILIIADCILQHTGYNTETEFTVSDIWQDQYTKDNVEAIFLKPNLDSNMANNEYNKYFSQPINLLEYSGALLDIGTNSRHNYKINNLELLEFIALRETNSLFFLTNYIRKVLQDSGIYDSFQNFLDNQTHNDFIQLKQTFIDFTITHTRINKWLECRRIFTKILNPLAFSLQKLGTRRGFPSSTPITLDELRYNRINWRDELSGKSKNITRQEYNEQQQQVDATSRYNVERAKRIVRRFNAQYHNSVSEVLQDTELVNATQIHHIFPESEFPSISDYIENLIALTPNQHISMAHPNNQTRYIDRDFQYICLLAKTKTIMNDLLGESRTETYNFDSYKTVLNTGLGTDDFDAIEYLNFASLLEKIDLFYSDFNTDSYGYLLERNRPLL
- a CDS encoding tyrosine-type recombinase/integrase is translated as MGKDEKYLYKNLFNTYIKQKLKNGISQSYIAKITKQHQNYILPSFGNKDIKTIKYSDIFAVLNAIFNPNNPRTSRLETIHRLINDIDKVFSLAQRDEHITYNPSKELHRAFPTASRFTLDKFVDTRLPALTDKEKIKEFIIDLKMDNKLDLSTKRAIYLQILCVNRPFNTVSAKWSDIDLENKIWTIPANQMKTKSVHEVTLISYALKILEEQHMFKIIDSPFVFPALNANGHLHRDTISKAIRNLGSKNRYSGIATSHGFRATFRTICSKSKAELLNLGISEETIESVLAHKELNAVKRSYERDKATIEQKARLMQWYGDYLNSIEPLGI
- a CDS encoding Arm DNA-binding domain-containing protein — protein: MANISKANLLDKDIRNLEVLSQQYKKKVGNPKELYIWINPSGMKTFSVEYQRNKFKKIGEFREGIYSVAEARRDALKILKELESGKDINTIMGKDEKYLYKNLFNTYIKQKLKNGISQSYIAKITKQHQNYILPSFGNKDIKTIKYWVKMKNIYIKIYLTHISSKN